From the genome of Rhododendron vialii isolate Sample 1 chromosome 10a, ASM3025357v1:
GTGAGAGTTCAATAATTTTGTGGCCTCACCCCACTTTAGTTCATGTAAACAATAATGAAAATGAGTTGAATGAATTTGTGATTATTGAAGGAGGACAAATTAAATTTTTGCTGTTATTTTGCCTCGATCTTTGGAAGAAGCAAGTAGAGCCTTAGTCGTCTTCGCTCCTTTTGGTCTTTTAATCATGTATCTCCTACCTCTGTGAACTTATCAATACTAGTTTTAAGTAAACTATGATGAAAAGATAAAGCTCTCAAACCTGTACTGCTTTTTTAATGTGATTTATCTCCACGCTATGGCTATGTAgtattaattgtttttttttttttttactgttttttttatgCTGTTACAGGTGCCATGTGATGGGCTGAAGATGAACGAGGTaaaggtttttgttttctattttgcttTCCCTTTTAATATCGATTTGATCTGCCTAATGATGTGGGATTCAatgtttccatttttcacaTGCATTTAAGTGAATAGCCTTTGCAGCTAACAACTGAATGTGTGTTGATGGACAAGCGATTCTCATCACTTATTAAAAGactagtgcttgcccgtgcctacggcactatgcACTCCGATAGTGTTGTAGGCACgggcatttttgttttttcatgccAACACCAGAAGCTAAGCAGTGGATAAAAAGAAtcgatggcatttttgtaataaatttgtaaaagtgtgggtgttttcttaagagagttgaagAGCACACATaagcccttggatcaaatgaatctcaacccttggatcaacttgtcttgtgtggaggcccacacccttgtgttttattaggtagatattGTTATTTTGCTTGTCAACTCCTTCATGTGGCTTATGCGATTGGAGCAACGTCGTTATGTAAGAAAGAAACTCGATAATGGCAACTTGTGAAAAGCATCTGATGATGCAGCCTTCTTGGCTACAATATGTGGTAAAGCCCAGAAGTCTAATTACCGTTTCAATGACAAATGGACTTTCCTTCTAACAAGAAGGTTTAGACTACTTGGCTAAGGTATTGGGTGTGGGGGGGGGGTCACTATTTCAGTGCTAAAACTTTTTGAGAGCAGTTTctttgtgcatatattaccAAATGTGAGGTTATCCCCAATTCTTCCCCCTCCCATACCCCCAGGCCCCATCAATTGGAGACGACATGAGtactgttgttgttgttgttgtattggCTTATGTCTGTTTGACCCCAAGAATTTTCTTGATTAGTCATCACTCTAGATTCACTCTAGATATGCGGGCAACTGAAATTCAGCAATAATGCGTAGCTTTTTGCGTGccttttatttgtttggatACAATGAGAGTGGCATCTCATGAAAGCAGTAAATGATAAGGGATATGCATTTGTATCTGCTATGCATTCATATCCACCAAcaaactctctttctctctatttttctttttatagatttttcagaatgttttgttgttggaataAATTAAGCATTACTATTGTCGCGGGCAACCGGAAAACAGTGAGATATTTCTTTCTCCATTAAACCCtgtttccttctttctctcctaCCCCTTGATTGTTACACGTAGTATTATTTTCGACTGACAATTTTATCAGTATTTTTTTACTGTTGTTATGGGAAACTTTATGTCTGATTAGTTCATGATAGTTGTAACTATAAATTTATTGTCTGTATTGTTGCCAGTTGCCAGCGCTCACCAAACAATGAAGGAGATTGGAAACCCTGGAAGATATTGACTGCATACACATAAGGAAAATATTAAATATGTAATTGAAATTACCATGAAAAAGTTTGGCTAGATCATAAGATGATTTACTGAAGgttgatttttggattttcagaAAATAGGATGGGTTACCATCTTTTAAGATGGGACAGGTTTTACCATATGGGGAGCTTGCGCCAAATGCCCTAATAATGATGCAGTTGGTGTGTGTTTGCATGTAAGTTTATGGGGCAATGATCATTTGAGTTTCTTGGTGCAGTCATATGAAGTGAACTCTAGAGGCGTggaaattttctcaaaaagCTGGCTTCCAGGAAACTGTCGTCCCAAAGCAGTGGTTTGTTATTGTCATGGCTATGGAGATACTTGCACATTCTTTGGTGAAGGCATGTAGTTCATATGATGAATTAGAAGTGATATAGTCATAGTGCGAGGTGAATGCATTGtgataattttttgtgattgtCTGCAGGAATTGCCAGGAAGTTAGTATCAGCTGGATATGGAGTTTTTGCGATGGATTATCCAGGATTTGGTCTATCAGGAGGTCTGCATGGGTATATCACAAGCTTTGATGTCCTTGTTGATGATGTTATTGAGCACTTCTCGAAAATCAGCGGTATAGTGCCTAATAGTGTGTATTTGTCAATGACGTTTTATTGCTATTTGTTGTTTAAACCTTTATGATAGTTAGAACAGATTCTGTTAGGGGCACGACTACCGTATGAGTAACTCTTTAAAAGTACTGTACTTATTTGTTAATTGGAAGAAACAAGGATGACAATTGTACAAGCCCAACCAGCTAATTCCTTGGAGCTCTAAGCATAAAAAGATCGAAGGTATTAATTATGTTTCAAAGTTTACGTGTCCTCTTATTGAAGCTAAGATCAGACATTAActtcactttaaaaaaaaaaaaccttcactCAGCCTTTCAACTTCTACTCATTATATGTTCTTTATATGCCTAGATGAATTTTAGAGAGTCTCCCTTATAAGCTGGAGGTTGTGCAGGGTCAACTGAAAAACATAAAGGAAAGTTGTAGCATAGGGTTCTTTATCCAAAATCTGAAGCCGGTGATGATTGGTTTTTGTAAATTGGTTTAAACGTTTAATAAGGATCAAGGAGAATCCACCATAAAAGTTAGTTCTGGAAAACTTTTTCAAAGGCCTTTCAGTCATACTTTGTCGCCAATATTTGGGAAGACAGACCTTGTATTGTTACTTTGCGAGCAAATTCATTCTATTTAGACCCATCAATTGCAAAATGTATGTAGTACTTTCAGAGCATGGGGGTTAAAACCATTATTGCAACATTGGCATTGATTAGGTTTGATAAACTGAAATGGTTTCTCCTATTATGTTGTCACCTTTTGTATCCTCATTATTGTCAGCATCCCATGAGTAGTTGAGATTGTTGTACTGTTTTTGACTCTCTCGCGTAGTTCAGAGGAGAAGGATTAGGTGACGTGATTACTTTTTGTTCCACTTTTTATTCTGGGGGAGGGGGCTGGATGGGGAGTTAGGCAATGATTTAATGGCTTTATTGTTGGCTCCCCTTCCCCCTTCTTTGATAGCAATGTGCCGTCGCTGCAGAGCACCCGCCAATAGGATTTAAGACTACTTGCCATGTTTAATCTTGTATCTCTCTCTTGAGATATGTTGCATGGTCGAATcagccatatatatatatatatttatttatttacacacacaaacacatagagagagagagagagagagagagagagagagagagagagaattaattgCTGAGATTTGAGCACAGAAACTAATGGGTGATTCTCCAAACTTATCCGTGCTAGGCATAGATAGCATCACTATATTTGAAAGgggcatatttttttatttaacctAACCAAAGCGTTAAATACGACTTAAGATCAAACTAACATTTAGCAAAAATACTAGTAAGTTTCATTAGACATTAAGTATGTATAAGACTCTCTGAGACGCCGACGCTCTCGCACTTGTGATATTTTTAATATTGTTGCCTTCGCACACTCGCTCTCGCACCTGCACCCGCTTCCTCTTTTTGTGATTTAGCTATTATGAAGAATCTTACCTCGCCCCCACAGTTTATAATTGTTGCAGAATGCGGGCTACTCTTGCCACATGCAGTGGATAATACCATTGGAGCCTCCACTAGACTGCATTTAAACTTTGGTGTGGTAACAGAAGTTGTGCGGCTTTTTTGACAAATGGAAAAACTTGCAAATGAATCTAGCGAGAAGCATACTTCTGAACCATatgctttaattttttaaagaaagggCATAGTATGTAAGCCATAGGACTTTTGATGTGAACTAGTGTTCTTAAGAAAATTCTCTCACTGGAGATGAATGCTGGCTTTGTTATGAGCTGTTGTGTTGTGCACAATATTCTTTCAGCTGTCAGTTTGATAGTGCTTAATCAGAATGGTGGTTTTGATGTGTTGGATGCAGAGAACCCAGAATTTCTCAGTCTCCCGAGATTCCTGTTTGGACAGTCGATGGGTGGAGCAGTAGCTTTGAAGGTCCATCTGAAACAGCCCAATGCATGGAATGGAGCCATTCTCGTTGCACCTATGTGCAAAGTATACGTTTGAACTTGCTTCTGATATTCAACCGCTATTTCTGGGATTTCAGCAATTTATTAGCTAGAAGCCTTTTGTGTAGATTGCAGATGATGTGGCGCCACCATGGTTATTGGCACAAATCCTTATTGGCGTGGCTAAATTTCTTCCAAGGCAGAAGCTAGTTCCGCAAAAAGATTTAGCTGAGATGGCATTTAAAGAGTTGAATAAGAGAGAAATGGTTTGtttctctacttttttttttcctctaatAGATGATTTAGCAAGTCTGGGGTTGGGAAATGTATGATAATACGTTGCTGTTATTTTTGCCCTCTCTAACTGCCTCGCACTGTATTTGGTCCTGCATATCCTTTGTGCAGCTATTAGTATGGTTCCACTTGCAACTTCTTATGTAATTATGGCTgaagtatttttgttttctgaatgCAGACAGCGTATAATGTCATTGCTTACAAGGATAAACCACGTTTGCGGACTGCCGTAGAGCTTCTAAGAACAACCCAAGAGATAGAACGTCGATTGGAAGAAGTACGTCACTTCCTACTCTATTTCTCTGTATGAGAGTCTGATACTGCACTACAAACTACATAATCCAATTCCTATTTTAGCGTAACTTAGTCATGCAAAAGCACACAGGCATGCCAGACATACAACATATTCACGTCACAACTAGACTTGAATCTTACACCTTGCCGATGAAAATTTCACCCAACTCTTATTCAGAGTTGATAGACACGCTCCAGCTCCCTCTTTCTGAGCTAGTCGAGCAGGTGTTAGACAGGAAATGTGACTATCCCCTCAGGGTTTCTGAAGTCTTTGATTTGTAATGCTCAGTCTTATTACATGATGTACTTAGTCCCGTAAAACGTAATTGTTCTTCTTggttcatttcaattttttactttttttcctcctaagttctctctctctctctccctctctctcacacacacacacacaagcacCGATACGGACACAGACACGCAAACATGTCATTCtactaaaaatttatttatggaaaCTTTGGTGACACGTTGAATAGAAAAATATGCAAATAAGAGTAAAATATTAAATACTATAATTTAAGCACATCTTGCTGTAAAAATATCTTGAATATCAACATAGACAAATTTAGTCATGGAAACTTTGATGACAAGTTGAAATTTGATCATGGAAATTAGTTGTGGAATATCGGTGTCCATATGTTCAATGACTCAGATGAATGTTTACGCTATTGTAGGTCTCTCTGCCGCTATTAATTCTGCATGGGGAGGCTGATATTGTGACTGATCCATCAGTGAGCAAGGCTCTGTACGAGAAGGCGAGGAGTTTAGATAAGAAACTTAATTTGTATAAAGATGCTTATCATTCCCTTCTTGAAGGGGAGCCGGATGAGACGATAGCTCAAGTATTCGATGACTGTATTTCTTGGCTTGATGAGCGTTGCGGAAAGACGAATGGAACAAATGGTATTTGACCCGCCACTCCTATTGTTTTGAGTACCAACCGTGTAAagggaaaaataagaaaaaaaatggaaaataaataaaaggtcGGAAAAATAGAAGATGGAGACAGTTTGATGGTTTAGATTCAGTTTGTGCATTACAGCTGAGAACTATGTATACTTGGATGAACagatatttatttttggtaatgcatTCTTCAATTCTTGCTTTTGGGTAATTCAACGAAAATGCATTCATTCATACACATGTTTAACCATGTTCATGACTAGGGTGATGTAAGCGTTGGCTTAATCAAAAGcacaagcaaaaaacaaaatcaaattcctATTTTTTGGACCGAATCTGGTgaatacttttatttttcttgtaagCTAATTACaagtgggggagagagagagaaattaagcTACCCCAGGCTCGGCCTAAGGGAGAGGTCTGGATCTGGGGCTCCAAATCTTGACCCAAAAAGAGAGGCTTCTGTTAGGAGTAGTTATATATAGGAgtagttttatatatatatatatatatatatatatatatatatatatatatatataatatttgtTTGTAACATAAGTTGTGTAAGTCTCCTTAGTTTAGTGATATGATGAGTATCAATCCAAACGTTGTGGTTGGGTTTGCTTCTTGCCCTGACCTTTTaagtttttgtcaaaaaaacaaTAGCTTTGTGGGGGTTTTCTGTTGCTACTGAGTTTTGAACCTGTATGAAAGAGATATGTAGtctaatatttttatatattgaAATTATCTCTTATTATTGTTtaattgtgaaaaaatttaaTACCCCACTTGATAATTTGGCCTAATACCCCAAATATATTGGGTCGGCTCTAAACTATTTCcatttaaaaaggaatttttagaaaaaagaaggtagtttcaagctcaaaaatcatgtgtttacgcaaataattttcctacaatatgatcttgtttgatagatctcattgagatcttttaaattgtgttaaaaaatttaaaaattatcttttacgaaaattctgaagtgattttgggtgttttgttaacgcctctaacgatatcgaacgaagctcattttttacagagaccttaaacgacctattttgaacaaaatgagcggctccgatcatctttgcgctacccgaggcgggagaaaacggccgctgtgcacagctgctgtgcacgtagcacagcccCGAAAATGAACGAACCACTGATTTGACGTCCGTGCAAGGTAATGGTCAcaggtgaacaaaactcaactctactcatagagagagagagttgcctGCGTACGCCACCGTCGATCCATGTCCTCCTCTCCCGTCGACATCACCGCGTGTCGTGCGGTGTTTGTACTTCCTCCTGCATCaccattattattgctttctcgATTCCCTCATATATTACTCCAACTCAACCGGATGAAGAATCTCTATTGTTGCTGCTGCTTTTCGCATCTGTTCAGTTTGTTAGTTTCCCACCGGAAATGGCCTTCTCTCCTTGCTTTCCTCCTCCCCAATTGTCACTTGAGGTATTGTTTTTTCTCCCCTCACGTACATGTATTTGGGTTTATGATGATTTGTGGTTTTCACATGGGTTCGTATACTTTTGATGGAAAAAATTTCCGGGTTCAATGTAGTTCTGATTGATTGGAGTTGGTTTTACGCAGTAGCTAGGTATGTGGCCATTTCTGTTCATTTTCTGGTAGATCTGAGATGGGTGCTTTTGGATTGGTTCTTTCGATTGCTGTGTACGTTATTACTAATACCAGTTGGGTTATGACTGACACTTGTTCTAGGTCAATGCTTTGTATTAGCATTGAGAAAGTTACGAATTAATTACCACCTTTGTCCCTGATTCATTTTTTAAGTGACTCATATCAATTCTTTGTGTTCAACTCGATTgtgctttttcttttgataaccggatgtctGGGTCAGCTTGTGTACACGTCAACTAATTCCAGGGTCCTGAGGTTAATGACCTGGCAAACCCTCCGGTAGCCCCAAGATATGGAATGTTTGGCTTCCGTTAGAATTCGAACATCCTCATGGAAGACAAatacttatttgttttctcaagtctacttggccaaacccctAGGGTTTCAACTCGATTGTACTTGTACATGAATTTTGTGAACTTGTTAGTAACTAAAGGGGGGAAGTGCAATGGGGAATTGCAGTTTAAGGACAAACTATCTTTTCTAGATCGGAATCATTAAAATGTCAATTGAATCATATCCATGTTTATTCCTATTTTTACTTCTCTTTGATGATTTACAATAGGTGTCCTGTTAATTGCTTGGTTATAAAATTTAGAATTGTCGGTtaggtttttctctttttacaGTTACTTGGGGTAATGCAGTCTAAGCCATTGGGTGTCCCCCTAGGGGATACAGAAATGACTGTTTTTCATTGACCTCTATGTACTTCTCAAATGATGAAACAATAATTTGGTTGTTTGTGTAATCACGTATACTGAACTATATTTACCATATTTCCAAATACTTTTGCTTGTAGATAAACCGTTCAGTGGTTGTTTCTAGACTGACCTGCAGCCAAAGATTCACTTTTGCTCTCAAATGTACCAAAGCTGAAATTTATGGCCAAGGAGTTCCTGTAAGGATGTCCAAGCTACTCGGCGACTGGAGTTTCATGGTTGGATCAACTATTAGCATTAGACCAAATGTGCGGATATTCCAACCTTACAGAAGGAGCTGTATAGTGCGTGCTTCATGTAATTGTTCCTTATACCCCTTATTCTTGAGTATGTGTATTTTGAAAACCAATGAAGCTCATTCAGTTCATATGGTCTGGTTTCTATTGTAGTTGTAACTATGTTAATGAAAAAAACTGCAAAAGAATTTGATGCATGTGTAAGAGATTGTTGAAAGATTATGCTCAGAAACCCTTGAGTACCCACCTAAGCCACACTTCACAACAAATGCAAGCCTTAAAGTGATTTAAATCATATGAAGAGAAGTAGCAAAATTTGTTACCAGTCTCAAACTTGGGCTATTTTTGGGGGATGAGCTTATTAAAGTTTGCTGTGTTATGACTCAAAATTCAGGTGAGCCGAAACCTGGAACTTTATGATCCCATTGCATTTGGCACCTATAATTCATGTCTTGAAAATTTTCTGGACTTCTCTGATTTAGGACCTTTTACATTTAGGACCTTTTAGTTATACTTCTCAAATACCTGATTCGTTACACAATCTCCAACTGTGACTTGTGGTAGAGTGAAGTCCCAAGAAATGGTTGATTCCTCCCCCACTTGATAGTAACTGTTGGGAGAATGCTAGTTTGGCTGTTTAGGATTTGGATCAGTGGATTATTTTCGACCGAAACCCCAGTAACATGTGGTATTGTGCCTTGTGTCTATCAT
Proteins encoded in this window:
- the LOC131304632 gene encoding caffeoylshikimate esterase isoform X1, whose amino-acid sequence is MASKPTSLPRRTPLTEFRVIRVCCKMGERAVIGKPPKFRGISKEVQELLEADMDEAPARRRAREAFKDVQLSIDFCLFKVPCDGLKMNESYEVNSRGVEIFSKSWLPGNCRPKAVVCYCHGYGDTCTFFGEGIARKLVSAGYGVFAMDYPGFGLSGGLHGYITSFDVLVDDVIEHFSKISENPEFLSLPRFLFGQSMGGAVALKVHLKQPNAWNGAILVAPMCKIADDVAPPWLLAQILIGVAKFLPRQKLVPQKDLAEMAFKELNKREMTAYNVIAYKDKPRLRTAVELLRTTQEIERRLEEVSLPLLILHGEADIVTDPSVSKALYEKARSLDKKLNLYKDAYHSLLEGEPDETIAQVFDDCISWLDERCGKTNGTNGI
- the LOC131304632 gene encoding caffeoylshikimate esterase isoform X2; translated protein: MGERAVIGKPPKFRGISKEVQELLEADMDEAPARRRAREAFKDVQLSIDFCLFKVPCDGLKMNESYEVNSRGVEIFSKSWLPGNCRPKAVVCYCHGYGDTCTFFGEGIARKLVSAGYGVFAMDYPGFGLSGGLHGYITSFDVLVDDVIEHFSKISENPEFLSLPRFLFGQSMGGAVALKVHLKQPNAWNGAILVAPMCKIADDVAPPWLLAQILIGVAKFLPRQKLVPQKDLAEMAFKELNKREMTAYNVIAYKDKPRLRTAVELLRTTQEIERRLEEVSLPLLILHGEADIVTDPSVSKALYEKARSLDKKLNLYKDAYHSLLEGEPDETIAQVFDDCISWLDERCGKTNGTNGI
- the LOC131304635 gene encoding protein ABA DEFICIENT 4, chloroplastic-like — its product is MVTGEQNSTLLIERESCLRTPPSIHVLLSRRHHRVSCGVCTSSCITIIIAFSIPSYITPTQPDEESLLLLLLFASVQFVSFPPEMAFSPCFPPPQLSLEINRSVVVSRLTCSQRFTFALKCTKAEIYGQGVPVRMSKLLGDWSFMVGSTISIRPNVRIFQPYRRSCIVRASWLASSQIASSVFTLGTAAVLPFYSLMVLAPKAELTKKSMESAIPYIVLGLLYAYLVYLSWTPDTIRLLLGSQYWLPELSGIAKMFSNEMTLASAWIHLLAVDLFAARQVFHDGLESETETRHSVSLCMLCCPVGIVSHVLTKARTKSSRNSKHNVQ